One Janthinobacterium sp. TB1-E2 genomic region harbors:
- a CDS encoding LPS-assembly protein LptD, giving the protein MSWFSASPPSQRWAFAISALVAATTVPVHAQKAPRPVHVEDPDAPTVMTANSMNGRPEREINLDQNVVIERGKTTKMTADTACYKQVEDQFDAEGHIKMWRFGDYYTGDVLKLNMETGKGFLLNPTYRFEVGGGQGKAERVDFINPDEATVIDGTYSTCEGPNPDWYLKSSTLNLDTGRDVGTGSKTIIYFKDVPILGTPGISFSLSGARRSGWLAPTPGFASKNGFELLMPYYVNIAPNRDLTLFPRYIQRRGIQLGATGRYMGETDAGLYGGETSFEFLPNDKQTKTNRYMIKSKHEQALAKGWTYSWDLRDASDNNYPNDFSKTVATATERQLLRELRTDYRTEDWSLTARVQNYQVLQDPDAVNNPNLAVPRPYDRLPAVNFHAGKYDVWGGFDWTFDAEATRFAHPTQVQGSRLVAVPQVSFPIMRPGYFITPKLMLNASAYQLDNDARTKALFKDTSFTRAVPTFSVDSGLVFERDTNLFGAKGGTQTLEPRLFYVYTPYRDQSQFPNFDTAAGTFNLTQIFTENRFVGSDRIGDANQVTAAVVSRFLQSDGTERMRLTFGQRFYFADQRVQLSSTTPVNQSRSDILLAATGRVSETWTVDSLVQYNPSDRQLVSYNYTLQYQPGAKKVLNFGNRFQSGDSGWRNAEVSTQWPLTDRLYGVGRISYSVKNRSMLESLVGLEYKGDCWVFRMGAQRFVTTNKTVSTPIFFQLELTGLSNGLGLGANGLETFTKTIPGYQTLSQPLR; this is encoded by the coding sequence ATGAGCTGGTTTTCGGCCTCCCCCCCTTCGCAGCGCTGGGCTTTCGCCATCAGCGCGCTCGTCGCCGCCACGACGGTGCCTGTCCACGCCCAGAAAGCACCGCGTCCCGTGCATGTGGAAGATCCCGACGCGCCCACCGTCATGACGGCGAACAGCATGAACGGACGACCGGAAAGAGAGATCAATCTCGACCAGAATGTCGTGATTGAGCGCGGAAAAACCACAAAAATGACGGCCGATACAGCTTGTTACAAACAAGTTGAAGATCAGTTCGACGCCGAGGGCCATATCAAGATGTGGCGTTTCGGCGATTACTACACGGGCGACGTCCTGAAGCTGAACATGGAGACCGGCAAGGGTTTCCTGCTCAACCCGACCTACCGCTTCGAAGTGGGCGGCGGCCAGGGCAAGGCCGAGCGCGTCGACTTCATCAATCCAGACGAAGCCACTGTGATCGACGGCACGTACAGTACCTGCGAAGGGCCGAATCCGGACTGGTACCTGAAATCGAGCACCTTGAACCTCGATACGGGCCGCGACGTGGGCACCGGCAGCAAGACCATCATCTATTTCAAGGACGTGCCGATCCTGGGCACGCCGGGCATTTCGTTTTCGCTGTCGGGTGCGCGCCGCTCGGGCTGGCTGGCGCCCACGCCGGGCTTTGCCTCGAAGAACGGCTTCGAGCTGCTGATGCCGTATTACGTGAACATCGCGCCGAACCGCGACCTGACCCTGTTCCCGCGCTATATCCAGCGGCGCGGCATCCAGCTCGGTGCGACGGGCCGCTACATGGGCGAGACGGATGCCGGCTTGTACGGTGGTGAAACGTCGTTTGAATTCTTGCCTAACGACAAGCAAACCAAGACCAACCGCTACATGATCAAGTCCAAGCATGAGCAGGCGCTGGCCAAGGGATGGACTTACAGCTGGGATCTGCGCGACGCATCGGACAATAATTACCCGAACGATTTTTCGAAAACGGTCGCTACCGCCACCGAGCGCCAGTTGCTGCGCGAATTGCGCACCGATTACCGCACCGAGGACTGGAGCCTGACAGCGCGCGTGCAGAATTACCAGGTGCTGCAAGACCCGGATGCCGTCAACAACCCCAATCTGGCCGTGCCGCGTCCGTACGACCGTTTGCCGGCGGTGAATTTCCACGCAGGCAAATACGACGTCTGGGGCGGTTTCGACTGGACCTTCGACGCGGAAGCGACGCGCTTCGCGCACCCGACCCAGGTGCAAGGCTCGCGTCTCGTGGCCGTGCCGCAGGTGAGTTTTCCCATCATGCGCCCTGGCTATTTCATCACGCCCAAGCTGATGCTCAATGCCAGCGCGTATCAGCTCGACAATGACGCTCGGACCAAGGCGCTGTTTAAGGACACTTCGTTTACGCGCGCCGTGCCGACTTTTTCCGTCGACAGCGGCCTGGTGTTTGAACGCGACACGAATCTGTTTGGCGCCAAGGGTGGCACGCAAACCCTGGAGCCGCGCCTGTTCTACGTCTACACGCCTTACCGCGACCAGTCGCAGTTTCCGAACTTCGATACGGCTGCCGGTACGTTCAACCTGACACAGATCTTCACGGAAAACCGTTTTGTCGGCAGCGACCGCATCGGCGACGCCAACCAGGTCACGGCCGCCGTCGTCTCGCGTTTCCTGCAATCGGACGGCACGGAACGCATGCGCCTGACTTTCGGCCAGCGTTTCTATTTTGCCGACCAGCGCGTGCAGCTCAGTTCGACGACGCCCGTCAACCAGTCGCGTTCGGATATCCTGCTGGCCGCGACGGGCCGCGTGTCCGAGACTTGGACCGTCGACAGTCTGGTGCAGTACAATCCCAGCGATCGCCAGTTGGTGAGTTACAACTACACCTTGCAATATCAGCCTGGTGCCAAGAAAGTATTGAATTTTGGCAATCGTTTCCAGAGTGGAGATTCTGGTTGGCGCAATGCTGAAGTGTCGACGCAATGGCCGTTGACGGACCGGCTGTATGGTGTCGGCCGCATCAGTTACTCGGTGAAGAATCGCAGCATGCTGGAAAGTCTGGTCGGCCTGGAATACAAGGGCGACTGCTGGGTGTTCCGCATGGGTGCGCAACGTTTCGTGACGACGAACAAGACTGTCTCGACGCCGATCTTCTTCCAGCTGGAATTGACGGGCTTGTCGAATGGTCTGGGCCTGGGTGCGAATGGCCTGGAAACTTTTACAAAAACCATCCCTGGTTACCAGACATTGAGCCAGCCACTCCGTTAA
- the murU gene encoding N-acetylmuramate alpha-1-phosphate uridylyltransferase MurU — translation MKAMIFAAGRGERMRPLTDTCPKPLLKVRGRPLIVWHVLNLVRAGITDIVINHSHLGHLIEETLGDGSAYGARIAYSPETTPLETAGGIAQARHLLGEEPFLAISGDIYCPYFDFKQVLDVLADKDVLGTPYPADQRDIAWAYLVPNPDFHPKGDFGLTLFAINNTDDTKWTFANIGVYRPEMFDGIAPGSHAKLGDLLRRYADQGRVGGEVYTGEWTNVGTPAQLDVLNGVAAKAPAA, via the coding sequence ATGAAAGCCATGATCTTTGCCGCAGGCCGCGGTGAACGGATGCGTCCGCTTACCGATACCTGTCCCAAACCGCTGCTGAAAGTGCGCGGCCGTCCGCTGATCGTCTGGCATGTGCTGAACCTGGTGCGCGCCGGCATCACGGACATCGTCATCAACCATTCGCACCTGGGCCATTTGATCGAGGAGACCCTGGGCGACGGCAGCGCGTACGGCGCGCGCATCGCGTATTCGCCCGAGACCACGCCGCTGGAAACGGCGGGCGGCATCGCCCAGGCGCGCCACTTGCTGGGCGAGGAACCGTTCCTCGCCATTTCCGGCGACATCTATTGCCCGTATTTCGATTTCAAGCAGGTACTCGACGTGCTGGCCGACAAGGACGTGCTGGGCACGCCGTACCCGGCCGACCAGCGCGATATCGCCTGGGCCTATCTGGTGCCCAATCCCGACTTCCACCCGAAAGGCGACTTCGGCCTGACCTTGTTCGCGATCAACAATACGGACGACACCAAGTGGACCTTCGCCAATATCGGCGTGTACCGTCCTGAAATGTTCGACGGCATCGCGCCCGGCAGCCACGCCAAACTCGGCGATTTGCTGCGCCGGTATGCGGACCAGGGCCGCGTGGGCGGTGAAGTCTATACCGGCGAATGGACCAATGTGGGTACGCCAGCGCAACTCGATGTGCTCAATGGCGTGGCAGCGAAGGCGCCTGCCGCATGA
- the rsmA gene encoding 16S rRNA (adenine(1518)-N(6)/adenine(1519)-N(6))-dimethyltransferase RsmA produces MKHVARKRFGQNFLHDRFVLDDITAAIGPQPDDAMVEIGPGLGAMTEQLLRHLKQMHVVELDRDLIVRLEKTFNPAKLTIHSGDALKFDFAQIPVPAGQKLRIVGNLPYNISSPLLFHLADFAPLVQDQHFMLQKEVVERMVAEPGSKAYGRLSVMLQWRYKMSLLFIVPPTAFDPPPKVESAIVRMIPVAERLACDQATLEAVVMKAFSQRRKVIRNCLAGMFTEEQIKAAGIDPTLRPETVGLEQYVALANLLKAPA; encoded by the coding sequence ATGAAACACGTTGCCCGCAAACGCTTTGGCCAGAACTTCCTGCATGACCGCTTCGTCCTCGACGACATCACGGCCGCCATCGGGCCGCAGCCGGACGATGCCATGGTTGAGATCGGCCCCGGCCTGGGCGCCATGACGGAGCAGCTGCTGCGCCATTTGAAGCAGATGCATGTGGTCGAGCTGGACCGCGACCTGATCGTGCGCCTGGAAAAAACGTTCAATCCGGCCAAGCTGACGATCCATTCGGGCGACGCGCTGAAATTCGATTTCGCGCAAATCCCCGTGCCGGCCGGCCAGAAGCTGCGCATCGTGGGCAACTTGCCGTACAACATTTCCAGCCCGCTGCTGTTCCACCTGGCGGACTTCGCGCCGCTGGTGCAGGACCAGCATTTCATGCTGCAAAAGGAAGTGGTCGAACGCATGGTGGCCGAGCCGGGCAGCAAGGCGTATGGCCGCCTGTCCGTGATGCTGCAGTGGCGCTACAAGATGTCGCTGCTGTTCATCGTGCCGCCGACGGCCTTCGACCCGCCGCCGAAAGTGGAATCGGCCATCGTGCGCATGATCCCCGTGGCCGAGCGCCTGGCCTGCGACCAGGCAACGCTGGAAGCCGTCGTCATGAAGGCCTTCTCGCAGCGCCGCAAGGTGATCCGCAACTGCCTGGCCGGGATGTTTACGGAAGAGCAGATCAAGGCGGCCGGCATCGACCCGACCTTGCGTCCGGAAACCGTGGGCTTGGAGCAATACGTGGCTTTGGCGAACTTGCTGAAGGCACCTGCTTAA
- a CDS encoding aminoglycoside phosphotransferase family protein has product MSFSPNSSAAPASADARLTLLKAWLTSLNLVAPESARPASSDASFRRYYRLDVLPGNTTLPGSTLIAMDAPPERENVPAFVKVAGLLKGAGVSVPEIIAQDLEQGFLLLSDLGTTTYLDALNHDNASVLYAEALESLMKIQLASQPDVLPEFDRAFILREMNLFPEWFIGKHLGATLTDVQQTQLDKVFEAITANILSQQQVFMHRDYHSRNLMHINDGSIPNPGILDFQDAVFGPVTYDIASLLRDAYIQWDEELVLDWVIRYWQRAKQLGLPVNPDIDAFYRDFEFTALQRHLKILGLFARLNYRDGKDLYMGDLPTVLDYVRKTANRYTELKPLVRLLDALENKTPQVGYTF; this is encoded by the coding sequence ATGTCATTCTCCCCCAATTCCTCCGCCGCGCCGGCCTCCGCCGACGCTCGCCTGACCCTGTTGAAAGCCTGGTTGACCTCGCTTAACCTCGTCGCGCCCGAATCCGCCCGCCCCGCTTCCAGCGATGCCAGCTTCCGCCGCTACTATCGTCTCGATGTGCTGCCAGGCAACACAACATTGCCAGGAAGTACACTGATCGCCATGGATGCGCCGCCCGAGCGCGAAAACGTGCCCGCCTTTGTCAAGGTGGCCGGCTTGCTGAAAGGCGCCGGCGTGTCCGTGCCCGAGATCATCGCGCAAGACCTGGAGCAGGGCTTCCTGCTGCTCTCCGACCTGGGCACGACCACCTATCTCGACGCCCTGAACCACGACAACGCCAGCGTGCTGTACGCCGAAGCGCTGGAATCCTTGATGAAAATCCAGTTGGCCAGCCAACCCGACGTACTGCCCGAATTCGACCGCGCCTTCATCCTGCGCGAAATGAATCTGTTCCCGGAATGGTTTATCGGCAAGCACCTGGGCGCCACCTTGACGGATGTGCAACAAACCCAGCTGGACAAGGTCTTCGAAGCCATCACGGCGAACATCTTGTCGCAGCAGCAAGTATTCATGCACCGCGACTACCATTCGCGCAATCTGATGCACATCAACGATGGTTCCATCCCGAATCCCGGCATCCTCGATTTCCAGGACGCCGTCTTTGGCCCCGTCACCTACGACATCGCCTCGCTGCTGCGCGACGCGTATATCCAGTGGGATGAAGAACTGGTGCTCGACTGGGTGATCCGCTACTGGCAGCGCGCCAAACAGCTGGGCTTGCCAGTCAATCCGGACATCGACGCCTTCTACCGCGATTTCGAATTCACGGCACTGCAGCGCCACCTGAAAATCCTCGGCCTATTCGCGCGCCTGAATTACCGCGACGGCAAGGATCTGTACATGGGCGACCTGCCAACCGTGCTCGATTACGTGCGCAAGACAGCCAACCGCTACACGGAACTCAAGCCGCTGGTGCGTTTGCTCGATGCTCTCGAGAACAAAACGCCGCAAGTCGGCTATACATTCTAG
- a CDS encoding peptidylprolyl isomerase, whose product MHQLKIATVLLCAISGATTSSVWAQQAAPAPAAKPAAAALAPVKGFTPPASSSGQTIDSIAVVVNDDVITRNEVAARIKSVEQRMKAQNVPLPDPADLRRQLLERMIVERAQMQLAKEMGVRVDDLTLDRAIGRIAEQQKMTVQELRNQMEKEGTPFATFREEIRDEIIMQRLREHEVDAKIQISDSEVDNFLEAEKAAASEQVELNLAQILVRIPENSSPEQIAARRARAEEVSRQLRTGADFAKMAASYSDASDALSGGDIGWRNSDRLPPLFTEQLLKLKPGQITPIIKSNTGFHILKLVDRRSAAEAQAVAAVQQTHARHILLKVTPTLSAAEAKRKLLELKERLDNKAAKFEDLARLFSNDGSAAKGGDLGWLYPGDTVPEFETAMNALKPGEVSEPIESSFGFHLIEVLERKSDDVSKEKQRAAARNALRERKLEEATENWAREVRDRAYVEFRADDQ is encoded by the coding sequence ATGCACCAACTCAAAATTGCAACGGTTTTGTTGTGCGCCATTTCCGGCGCCACGACCAGTAGTGTCTGGGCGCAACAGGCTGCGCCAGCTCCTGCGGCCAAGCCCGCTGCCGCTGCCCTAGCGCCGGTCAAGGGATTCACTCCCCCCGCGTCGAGCAGTGGCCAGACCATCGATTCCATCGCCGTCGTCGTCAATGACGATGTGATTACGCGCAATGAAGTGGCGGCCCGTATCAAGAGCGTGGAGCAGCGCATGAAGGCGCAGAACGTGCCCTTGCCCGATCCTGCCGACCTGCGTCGTCAATTGCTCGAGCGCATGATTGTCGAGCGCGCACAAATGCAGCTGGCCAAGGAAATGGGCGTCCGCGTGGATGACCTGACCTTGGACCGCGCGATTGGCCGTATTGCTGAACAGCAAAAGATGACGGTGCAAGAGCTGCGCAACCAGATGGAAAAGGAAGGCACGCCGTTTGCGACCTTCCGCGAAGAAATCCGCGATGAAATCATCATGCAGCGCTTGCGCGAGCACGAAGTCGACGCGAAGATCCAGATTTCCGATTCCGAAGTGGATAACTTCCTGGAAGCGGAAAAGGCGGCCGCCAGCGAACAGGTGGAGCTGAACCTGGCGCAAATTCTCGTGCGCATTCCGGAAAACTCGAGCCCTGAACAAATCGCCGCGCGCCGCGCGCGCGCCGAAGAAGTCAGCCGCCAGCTGCGCACGGGCGCCGATTTCGCCAAGATGGCCGCCAGCTATTCCGACGCCAGCGACGCGCTGAGCGGCGGCGATATCGGCTGGCGCAATAGCGACCGCCTGCCGCCCCTGTTCACGGAGCAATTGCTGAAATTGAAGCCGGGCCAGATCACGCCTATCATCAAGAGCAACACGGGCTTCCATATCCTGAAGCTGGTGGACCGCCGCAGCGCTGCCGAGGCGCAAGCCGTCGCCGCCGTGCAGCAGACGCATGCCCGCCACATCTTGCTGAAAGTGACGCCGACCCTGTCGGCGGCCGAAGCCAAGCGTAAATTGCTGGAGCTGAAAGAGCGTCTCGACAACAAGGCTGCCAAGTTCGAAGACCTGGCTCGTTTGTTCTCGAACGACGGCTCCGCGGCCAAGGGCGGCGACCTGGGCTGGCTGTATCCAGGCGACACCGTGCCGGAATTCGAAACGGCGATGAATGCGCTGAAACCGGGCGAGGTGAGCGAACCGATCGAATCGAGCTTTGGCTTCCACCTGATCGAAGTGCTGGAACGCAAGAGCGATGACGTCTCGAAAGAGAAGCAGCGCGCTGCCGCACGCAACGCCTTGCGCGAACGCAAGCTGGAAGAAGCGACGGAAAACTGGGCGCGCGAAGTGCGCGACCGTGCCTACGTCGAATTCCGCGCGGACGACCAGTAA
- a CDS encoding aminopeptidase P N-terminal domain-containing protein, whose amino-acid sequence MANYAARRAALLAQMLPGSVAILATAPEVPRNSDCDYPYRHDSYFYYLSGFTEPDSAVALVAASATAPARTILFCRAKNTEREIWDGFRHGPEAARATFGFDSAFPIEELDVEMTRLLADSPAIYYALGGSLDAQVKVWRNNVRQKARSGVTAPAIAHDINGMLDAMRLLKDTEEQNLMRRAAAISSAAHVRAMRATRPGMHEYALEAELLYEFRRSGAQFPAYSSIVAGGGNACILHYSANNAVLKDGELVLIDAGCELDGYASDITRTWPVSGRFSGPQRALYEVVLAAQQASLDMVRPGLPHSAIHEAAVQVLAQGMLDLGLLDRQKSGSVQDVIADKAYMPFYMHGTSHWLGMDVHDVGAYRDTDTPGKPWRALEAGMVLTVEPGIYVRPGAGVPEPFWHTGIRIEDDVLVTPQGHEVFSTAPKSVAEIEQLMSQD is encoded by the coding sequence ATGGCCAATTACGCGGCACGGCGCGCGGCGCTGCTGGCGCAGATGCTGCCGGGCAGCGTGGCCATTCTCGCCACGGCGCCCGAAGTGCCGCGCAACAGCGATTGCGATTATCCGTATCGCCATGACAGCTATTTCTATTACCTGAGCGGCTTTACGGAACCCGACAGCGCCGTGGCCCTGGTGGCCGCCAGCGCCACGGCGCCCGCGCGCACCATCCTGTTTTGCCGCGCCAAGAATACGGAGCGCGAAATCTGGGACGGTTTCCGCCATGGCCCCGAGGCGGCGCGCGCCACGTTCGGTTTTGACAGCGCCTTCCCCATCGAGGAACTCGACGTGGAAATGACGCGCCTGCTGGCCGACTCCCCCGCGATCTACTATGCGCTGGGCGGCAGCCTCGATGCACAGGTCAAGGTCTGGCGAAACAATGTGCGGCAAAAGGCCCGCAGCGGCGTCACGGCGCCCGCCATCGCGCATGACATCAACGGCATGCTCGACGCCATGCGCCTGCTGAAAGACACGGAAGAACAAAACCTGATGCGCCGCGCGGCCGCCATTTCCAGCGCAGCCCACGTGCGCGCCATGCGCGCCACGCGTCCCGGCATGCACGAATATGCGCTCGAAGCGGAGCTGCTGTACGAATTCCGACGCAGCGGCGCGCAGTTTCCCGCGTATTCCTCCATCGTGGCCGGTGGCGGCAACGCCTGCATCCTGCACTACAGCGCCAACAACGCGGTATTAAAAGACGGCGAGCTGGTATTGATCGACGCCGGCTGCGAACTCGATGGCTACGCCTCGGACATCACGCGCACCTGGCCCGTCAGCGGCCGTTTCAGCGGCCCGCAGCGGGCGCTGTATGAAGTGGTGCTGGCCGCGCAGCAGGCGTCGCTGGACATGGTACGCCCCGGCTTGCCGCACAGCGCCATCCACGAAGCGGCCGTGCAGGTACTGGCGCAGGGCATGCTGGACCTGGGTTTGCTGGACCGGCAAAAAAGCGGCAGCGTGCAGGACGTCATCGCCGACAAGGCCTATATGCCCTTCTACATGCACGGCACCAGCCACTGGCTGGGCATGGACGTGCACGACGTGGGCGCCTACCGCGACACGGATACCCCCGGCAAGCCGTGGCGCGCGCTCGAAGCGGGCATGGTGCTGACGGTGGAACCGGGCATCTATGTGCGCCCCGGCGCGGGCGTGCCGGAGCCGTTCTGGCATACGGGCATCCGCATCGAAGACGATGTGCTGGTCACGCCGCAAGGCCATGAAGTCTTCAGCACGGCGCCCAAGAGCGTCGCTGAAATCGAACAACTGATGTCACAGGATTAA
- the pdxA gene encoding 4-hydroxythreonine-4-phosphate dehydrogenase PdxA — protein MSNLPVARRPAIAITCGEPAGVGPEISIRAAWAMRHEVNCILLGDAAFLALTASLIDPEIRLAALSLQAVRNSGLPQFGPGRLAVIDIPTVNNVIPGVLDKENGRSVLATLDAAVEGIQAGWFGAMVTAPLQKSTINDAGVAFSGHTEYLADKTGTPQVVMMLAGEPGHGEPTLRVALATTHLPLKDVSAAITMDSLAVTLDILQSDLQRKFGIAAPRILVTGLNPHAGEGGYLGREEIDVIAPAIAAAQARGIDARGPYPADTLFQHKYLADADCVLAMYHDQGLPVLKYATFGRGINITLGLPLIRTSVDHGTALDLAAQGLGLADGHSMEQALQTALDMLRASTLTRA, from the coding sequence ATGAGTAACTTGCCTGTTGCCCGCCGCCCGGCCATCGCCATTACCTGTGGCGAACCGGCCGGTGTCGGCCCGGAAATTTCGATCCGCGCCGCCTGGGCCATGCGGCATGAGGTCAACTGCATCCTGCTGGGCGACGCCGCCTTCCTGGCGCTGACGGCCAGCCTGATCGACCCGGAGATCCGTCTGGCGGCGCTGTCGCTGCAAGCCGTACGCAACAGCGGCTTGCCCCAGTTCGGACCCGGCCGCCTGGCCGTGATCGATATTCCCACCGTGAACAATGTCATTCCTGGCGTGCTGGACAAGGAAAACGGGCGCTCCGTGCTCGCCACCCTGGACGCGGCCGTGGAAGGTATTCAGGCCGGTTGGTTTGGCGCCATGGTCACGGCGCCCTTGCAAAAGAGCACGATCAACGACGCTGGCGTGGCCTTTTCCGGCCACACGGAATACCTGGCAGACAAAACCGGCACGCCGCAAGTGGTGATGATGCTGGCCGGCGAACCCGGCCATGGCGAACCGACCCTGCGCGTGGCGCTGGCCACCACGCATCTGCCGTTGAAGGATGTGTCCGCTGCCATCACCATGGACAGCCTGGCCGTCACCCTCGATATCCTCCAGTCGGACCTGCAACGGAAATTCGGCATCGCCGCGCCGCGCATTCTCGTCACCGGCCTGAACCCGCACGCGGGCGAGGGCGGCTATCTGGGACGCGAGGAAATCGATGTGATCGCTCCGGCGATTGCCGCGGCGCAAGCGCGCGGCATCGATGCGCGCGGACCGTACCCGGCCGACACCCTGTTCCAGCACAAATACCTGGCCGATGCCGACTGCGTGCTGGCCATGTACCACGACCAGGGCTTGCCCGTGCTGAAATACGCGACCTTCGGGCGCGGCATCAATATCACCCTGGGCTTGCCGCTGATACGCACCTCGGTCGACCATGGCACGGCGCTGGACCTGGCAGCGCAAGGGCTGGGGCTGGCCGACGGCCACAGCATGGAGCAAGCGCTGCAAACGGCGCTCGACATGTTGCGCGCCAGCACCCTGACCAGAGCATAG